A genome region from Bacillaceae bacterium IKA-2 includes the following:
- the ruvA gene encoding Holliday junction branch migration protein RuvA produces the protein MIEFLKGKLSYIDTQYIVIETNGVGYQIFCANPFIYHVDLKTDIIVYTYQYVREDAIKLFGFRSRDERALFEKLLNVSGIGPKGALAILASGAPQQVVEAIEAENEQFLMKFPGVGKKTARQMILDLKGKLVDFMPSLVDSVYELKAMGRTSVYPRELEDAIEALQALGYVEKEIKKVAPKLAQETLSTDQYIKKALQLLLKL, from the coding sequence ATGATTGAATTTTTAAAAGGAAAACTAAGCTACATTGATACACAATATATAGTGATAGAAACAAATGGGGTTGGCTACCAAATTTTTTGTGCGAATCCGTTTATTTATCATGTAGATTTAAAAACAGATATTATTGTTTATACATATCAATATGTTCGCGAAGATGCGATTAAGCTTTTTGGATTTCGTTCACGAGATGAACGAGCTTTATTTGAAAAGTTGTTAAATGTCTCGGGAATTGGTCCGAAAGGTGCCTTAGCAATTTTAGCATCAGGAGCACCTCAGCAAGTAGTGGAAGCGATCGAGGCGGAAAATGAACAATTTTTAATGAAGTTCCCTGGTGTAGGGAAAAAAACTGCAAGACAGATGATTTTAGATTTAAAAGGAAAGCTTGTCGATTTTATGCCAAGTTTAGTGGACTCAGTTTACGAGTTAAAAGCGATGGGGAGAACGAGTGTCTATCCTAGGGAATTGGAAGATGCTATCGAAGCTTTACAAGCACTTGGGTACGTCGAAAAAGAAATTAAGAAGGTTGCGCCTAAACTTGCTCAAGAAACGTTGTCTACAGATCAATACATAAAAAAAGCATTGCAACTTCTGTTGAAATTATAG
- the ruvB gene encoding Holliday junction branch migration DNA helicase RuvB, translating into MEERMVSAQVQQEEETIENQLRPQLLSEYIGQEKVKSNLKVFIEAAKLRNETLDHVLLYGPPGLGKTTLATIIAHEMNVQIRTTSGPAIERPGDLAAILTSLEPGDVLFIDEMHRLNRVVEEVLYPAMEDFCLDIVIGKGPTARSVRLDLPPFTLVGATTRAGMLSSPLRDRFGVLARLEYYTNGELKKIVSRTAGIYKVIVEDDAADELSRRSRGTPRIANRLLRRVRDFAQVQGSGQITLEVAIDALEKLQVDRLGLDHIDHKLLKAIIEKYRGGPVGLDTIAATIGEESHTIEDVYEPYLLQIGFLQRTPRGRMVTNQVYEHFQLEIPK; encoded by the coding sequence ATGGAAGAGAGAATGGTTTCTGCACAGGTACAGCAAGAAGAGGAAACAATTGAAAATCAACTTCGCCCTCAATTGCTTTCTGAATATATTGGGCAGGAAAAAGTAAAAAGCAATTTAAAAGTGTTTATTGAAGCTGCAAAGTTAAGAAATGAAACTTTAGATCATGTGCTTTTATACGGACCACCCGGGCTAGGAAAAACAACATTAGCGACGATTATTGCTCATGAGATGAATGTACAAATCCGAACGACTTCAGGACCTGCAATCGAGCGTCCAGGTGATTTAGCGGCTATTTTAACTTCATTAGAGCCTGGAGATGTTTTGTTTATTGATGAGATGCACCGCTTAAATCGAGTTGTAGAAGAAGTTCTTTATCCAGCAATGGAAGACTTTTGTTTAGATATTGTTATTGGAAAAGGTCCAACAGCTAGATCAGTTCGCTTAGACTTGCCACCTTTTACTTTAGTTGGAGCAACGACAAGAGCAGGTATGTTATCATCGCCTTTACGGGACCGTTTTGGTGTTTTGGCTAGATTAGAGTACTATACAAATGGAGAGCTTAAAAAGATTGTTTCGCGAACGGCTGGGATCTACAAAGTAATTGTTGAAGATGATGCGGCTGACGAACTTTCCAGGCGTTCAAGAGGAACGCCCCGAATTGCCAATCGCTTACTCCGAAGAGTTAGGGATTTTGCTCAAGTACAGGGATCTGGTCAGATTACACTCGAAGTAGCGATAGATGCACTTGAAAAACTTCAAGTAGACCGGCTAGGTCTCGATCATATTGATCACAAGCTTTTAAAAGCAATTATTGAGAAATATCGAGGTGGACCTGTTGGACTTGATACAATTGCAGCAACGATTGGTGAGGAATCACATACAATTGAAGATGTTTATGAACCATATTTATTACAAATCGGGTTTTTACAAAGGACACCTAGGGGTAGAATGGTAACAAATCAAGTCTACGAACATTTTCAATTGGAGATTCCTAAATGA
- the queA gene encoding tRNA preQ1(34) S-adenosylmethionine ribosyltransferase-isomerase QueA — protein MNVKDFDFDLPVELIAQTPLKDRTSSKLLVLDRETGEISHRKFLDIINYLNEGDCLVLNDTRVLPARLYGTKIETGAKIELLLLKQIENDQWETLVKPAKRVRAGSIISFGDGRLKGVCKKELEHGGRIIEFQYEGIFHEILDSLGEMPLPPYITEQLEDQDRYQTVFAKHRGSAAAPTAGLHFTEQLLEKIAAKGVHIEYITLHVGLGTFRPVSVESIADHDMHAEFYQMTSDTALTLNKVRSNCKKIITVGTTSTRTLETIAHANDGVFKESSGWTSIFIYPGFKFKGIDGLITNFHLPKSTLIMLVSALAGRKQTMAAYEEAIKEQYRFFSFGDAMMIVEGSNQ, from the coding sequence ATGAACGTAAAAGATTTTGATTTTGATTTACCTGTAGAACTGATTGCCCAAACACCACTTAAAGATCGAACTTCATCTAAATTGCTAGTTCTAGATCGAGAAACGGGAGAAATCAGTCACCGAAAATTTCTTGATATTATTAATTATCTTAATGAGGGAGATTGTCTCGTCCTTAACGATACTCGTGTTTTACCTGCTCGTCTTTACGGGACCAAAATAGAAACAGGGGCAAAGATTGAACTGCTACTACTTAAGCAAATTGAAAATGATCAGTGGGAAACATTAGTAAAGCCTGCTAAGCGGGTTCGAGCGGGATCAATCATTTCTTTTGGGGACGGTCGTCTTAAAGGGGTTTGCAAAAAAGAATTGGAACATGGTGGCAGAATTATTGAATTTCAATATGAAGGAATTTTTCATGAAATATTAGATTCTTTAGGTGAGATGCCATTACCACCATATATAACAGAGCAGCTAGAGGATCAAGACCGCTATCAAACCGTATTTGCAAAACACCGCGGCTCAGCAGCTGCACCAACTGCTGGTCTTCATTTTACTGAACAGTTATTAGAGAAAATAGCTGCTAAAGGGGTTCATATCGAATATATTACCTTGCATGTTGGTCTAGGAACTTTTCGTCCTGTCAGTGTTGAATCAATCGCTGATCATGACATGCACGCCGAGTTTTATCAGATGACTTCTGATACTGCTTTAACATTAAATAAAGTTCGAAGCAATTGCAAAAAAATTATCACTGTAGGAACAACTTCAACGAGAACTTTAGAAACAATTGCACACGCTAATGATGGAGTCTTTAAAGAAAGTTCTGGATGGACGAGCATATTTATTTATCCTGGCTTTAAATTTAAAGGAATTGACGGATTGATTACTAATTTTCATTTACCTAAATCGACGTTAATTATGTTAGTAAGTGCGCTTGCAGGTCGAAAGCAAACAATGGCTGCCTATGAAGAAGCAATAAAAGAGCAGTATCGTTTTTTCTCATTTGGCGATGCAATGATGATAGTAGAGGGGAGCAATCAATAA
- the tgt gene encoding tRNA guanosine(34) transglycosylase Tgt yields the protein MEAIRYEHIKTCRQSGARLGKVHTPHGTFETPIFMPVGTLATVKTMSPEELKEIGSQIILSNTYHLWLRPGQDIIQEAGGLHKFMNWDRPILTDSGGFQVFSLSDLRKIEEEGVHFRNHLSGAKLFLSPEGAMEIQNALGSDIMMAFDECPPFPATYEYMLKSVERTSRWAERCLEGHKRPKEQGLFGIVQGGEYEDLRKKSAEDLVSLDFPGYAIGGLSVGEPKDIMKRVLEFTVPHLPTDKPRYLMGVGSPDSLIDGAIRGIDMFDCVLPTRIARNGTCMTSSGRLVVRNAKYARDFSPLDENCDCHVCKNYTRAYIRHLVKCDETFGFRLTSYHNLYFLLKLMEQVRDAIRQDCLLDFREEFFENYGFNKPNAKNF from the coding sequence ATGGAAGCAATTCGCTATGAACATATAAAAACGTGTCGTCAATCAGGAGCACGTTTAGGTAAGGTTCATACACCTCATGGAACATTTGAAACACCAATTTTCATGCCTGTGGGAACGTTAGCAACAGTAAAAACAATGAGTCCAGAGGAATTGAAAGAAATTGGTTCACAAATTATTTTAAGTAATACGTATCACCTCTGGCTTAGACCTGGTCAAGATATTATCCAAGAAGCAGGTGGTTTGCATAAATTTATGAATTGGGATCGCCCGATTTTAACTGATTCAGGTGGTTTTCAAGTTTTTAGTTTAAGTGATCTCCGTAAAATTGAAGAGGAAGGCGTTCATTTTAGAAATCATTTAAGCGGAGCAAAATTATTTTTAAGTCCAGAGGGAGCGATGGAGATCCAAAATGCTTTAGGATCTGATATTATGATGGCCTTTGATGAATGTCCACCTTTTCCCGCTACTTATGAATATATGTTAAAATCAGTTGAGCGAACGAGTCGTTGGGCTGAGCGGTGTTTAGAAGGGCATAAACGCCCAAAAGAACAAGGATTATTTGGTATCGTTCAAGGTGGCGAATATGAAGATTTACGAAAAAAAAGTGCTGAAGATTTAGTTTCTTTGGATTTTCCCGGTTATGCAATCGGAGGATTATCAGTAGGAGAACCGAAAGACATTATGAAGCGTGTCCTAGAATTTACAGTACCTCATTTACCAACAGATAAGCCACGGTATTTGATGGGAGTTGGTTCGCCTGATTCACTTATTGATGGGGCGATTCGAGGAATTGATATGTTTGATTGTGTTTTACCGACAAGAATTGCTCGAAATGGGACTTGTATGACAAGCTCTGGTAGACTAGTTGTAAGAAATGCAAAATACGCTCGTGATTTCAGTCCTTTAGATGAAAATTGTGATTGTCATGTTTGTAAAAATTATACAAGAGCATATATTCGTCATCTCGTAAAGTGTGACGAAACTTTCGGATTTCGATTAACCTCTTACCATAATCTTTATTTTTTGTTAAAATTAATGGAGCAAGTAAGAGATGCAATTCGCCAAGATTGTCTTTTAGATTTTCGTGAAGAGTTTTTTGAAAATTATGGCTTTAATAAACCTAATGCAAAAAACTTTTAA
- the yajC gene encoding preprotein translocase subunit YajC, with product MDMFMTILPLLFMFAIFYFLLIRPQQKRQKKVKEMIESIQKGDKVITIGGLHGTIDALDEDKVILLVSDNKKLTFDRNAVREVVNPN from the coding sequence ATGGATATGTTTATGACGATTTTACCTTTATTATTTATGTTCGCGATCTTTTATTTTCTTTTAATTCGTCCGCAACAAAAGCGACAAAAGAAAGTTAAAGAAATGATTGAATCAATTCAAAAGGGCGACAAGGTCATTACGATTGGTGGCTTACATGGCACAATTGACGCACTTGACGAAGACAAAGTTATTTTATTAGTTAGTGATAACAAGAAACTAACATTTGATCGTAATGCTGTACGCGAAGTTGTAAACCCAAACTAA
- a CDS encoding TIGR04086 family membrane protein → MENRGILTSMIYGLITILVIILSVSFIFSLLLRFTSLTESSFSWIIIVFTFGALMVGGFVSGGKSKQKGWLVGAGTGLLYSLLIFLVQYLGYNAIFSTQQYLFHGGFILAAIIGGILGVNVVRNSRMV, encoded by the coding sequence TTGGAAAATCGAGGCATACTCACATCAATGATTTATGGGCTGATCACAATATTAGTTATTATTCTTTCAGTAAGTTTTATTTTTTCACTACTTTTAAGATTTACATCATTGACTGAATCATCATTTTCTTGGATCATCATCGTATTTACTTTTGGCGCTCTTATGGTGGGCGGCTTTGTTTCTGGAGGTAAATCGAAACAAAAAGGCTGGCTTGTTGGCGCAGGTACAGGACTTCTATACTCACTACTCATATTTTTAGTCCAGTATTTAGGTTATAACGCAATTTTTTCAACGCAACAATACTTATTCCACGGAGGCTTTATACTAGCTGCAATTATTGGAGGTATTTTGGGCGTAAACGTAGTAAGGAACAGCCGAATGGTGTAA